The following are encoded in a window of Candidatus Microthrix parvicella Bio17-1 genomic DNA:
- a CDS encoding IS1380 family transposase has product MSDSTDYYEVLGVDRTATSDEIKRAYRKLARTHHPDINKDPSAEARFKEIGQANEVLSDPGLRARYDAFGADFRHVPDDVDPEEWANAQRMRDQGGRPSPGQQQNVDDAAFQDFFEDLLREQGRTARGWGPIPGADQRAGITLSLEDAFHGGRRSLTMAGPTGERTIQVKIPAGVTDGQTIRLPGQGARGSEGAPPGDLFLHVTIEPDPRFRLDGRDIETDLPLAPWEAVLGATVPVGGPGGTTKIKVSPGTSTGKRLRIRGQGLPGPATAGDLYARVQIVVPEQSSPDDRRLYEELAELSPGYCSRVAGCWWFDAAGAPAGWKNGEYEQLYSTSERSTCQVNATGALFDAGELIGQPRRRSASVKVKVSDDKVTGVGGVALWGPMLDNLNLVGVADGRRLRPIGPGGYTGGECYRALVEILLAGGDFLSDRSLLDGPTQQLRGAHVLPSHATMFRFCGGADFGRVQKAAAVNRTMLARAWASGAGPSGGMVTVDPDATLVDTYGPDKEGSKFSYRGEVGLSPLIGVCGETGDVLAIRARSGNAHPGRDNAGFIRECVSAIPGPVRETTNLWVRVDSAGYQHAVFDTVEALGGVFSVTAPQRSNVKAKVRALATNPDTQWVPALAGEAKRGSEVAETPFVMGQGKTRRMLRMIVRRQRTSAGDQLSFDDLDGWRFHAIVTNLPALFAPPAEVEAHHRLRGGIPEDTIRQLKEDFGLIHAPVKNFFGNWLWWHASVLAHNTARWVRHLGLPPTFKRCRGKRLRLAFFNVAARVVNHAGGLELRLPRSHAWADAFIEALTRIRALPAFA; this is encoded by the coding sequence ATGAGCGACTCCACCGACTACTACGAGGTGCTCGGAGTCGATCGCACTGCGACGAGCGACGAGATCAAGCGTGCCTATCGCAAACTGGCCCGAACGCATCACCCCGACATCAACAAGGATCCATCGGCCGAAGCGCGGTTCAAGGAAATCGGCCAGGCCAACGAGGTGCTCTCAGACCCCGGGTTGCGCGCAAGGTACGACGCGTTCGGTGCCGACTTCCGCCATGTACCCGACGATGTCGATCCAGAGGAATGGGCCAACGCCCAGCGCATGCGCGACCAGGGCGGCCGGCCTTCGCCGGGCCAGCAGCAAAACGTCGACGACGCCGCGTTCCAGGACTTCTTCGAGGACCTCCTTCGCGAACAAGGGAGAACCGCTCGCGGGTGGGGTCCGATCCCGGGTGCTGACCAGCGGGCGGGCATCACCTTGAGCCTCGAGGATGCATTCCACGGCGGGCGTCGGTCGCTCACGATGGCCGGGCCCACCGGGGAACGGACCATCCAGGTGAAGATCCCCGCCGGGGTGACCGACGGCCAGACGATCCGCCTGCCGGGACAAGGCGCCCGTGGGTCCGAGGGTGCCCCGCCGGGTGACCTGTTCCTTCACGTCACCATCGAGCCCGATCCCAGGTTCCGGCTGGATGGCCGGGACATCGAGACCGACCTTCCGCTGGCACCATGGGAAGCGGTGCTGGGTGCCACGGTGCCCGTCGGGGGTCCGGGTGGCACGACCAAGATCAAGGTGTCTCCGGGAACGTCGACCGGTAAGCGGCTGCGCATTCGCGGCCAGGGGCTCCCCGGGCCGGCGACCGCCGGCGACCTCTATGCCCGCGTTCAGATCGTCGTGCCCGAACAGTCGTCCCCAGACGACCGGCGCCTGTACGAAGAGCTGGCGGAGCTCAGTCCCGGATATTGCAGCCGGGTAGCGGGTTGTTGGTGGTTTGACGCGGCAGGTGCCCCTGCTGGCTGGAAGAATGGAGAGTACGAACAGCTCTATTCGACTAGCGAGAGGAGCACCTGCCAGGTGAATGCTACAGGCGCGTTGTTTGATGCCGGGGAACTGATCGGACAGCCCCGCCGCCGGAGTGCTTCGGTGAAGGTCAAGGTGAGCGATGACAAGGTGACCGGGGTGGGCGGGGTGGCGTTGTGGGGACCGATGTTGGACAACCTGAACCTGGTCGGTGTCGCCGATGGGCGCCGGTTGCGGCCGATCGGGCCTGGCGGCTACACCGGCGGGGAGTGCTATCGGGCGTTGGTCGAGATCCTGTTGGCCGGAGGCGATTTCTTGTCGGACCGGTCCCTGTTGGATGGGCCGACCCAACAGTTGCGGGGCGCTCACGTGTTGCCCTCACACGCGACGATGTTCCGGTTTTGTGGCGGAGCCGATTTTGGTCGGGTCCAGAAAGCCGCGGCGGTGAACCGGACGATGTTGGCTCGGGCGTGGGCGTCGGGTGCGGGACCTTCTGGTGGGATGGTCACGGTTGATCCCGATGCCACGCTGGTCGACACCTACGGGCCGGACAAGGAAGGTTCGAAGTTCTCCTACCGGGGCGAGGTTGGCTTGTCACCGCTGATCGGGGTGTGTGGTGAGACCGGTGACGTGCTCGCGATCCGTGCCCGGTCTGGGAATGCCCATCCGGGCCGGGACAACGCCGGGTTCATTCGAGAGTGTGTGTCGGCGATCCCCGGCCCGGTCCGGGAAACAACGAACCTGTGGGTCCGTGTCGATTCCGCCGGCTACCAACACGCCGTGTTCGACACCGTCGAGGCGCTGGGTGGGGTGTTCTCCGTGACCGCGCCACAACGGTCCAACGTGAAAGCGAAAGTCCGGGCGTTGGCCACCAACCCTGACACGCAATGGGTGCCAGCGTTGGCCGGCGAGGCCAAGCGGGGTTCCGAGGTCGCAGAAACACCTTTCGTGATGGGGCAAGGCAAGACCCGGCGCATGTTGCGGATGATCGTGCGCCGTCAACGCACCAGCGCCGGTGACCAGTTGTCCTTTGATGATCTTGACGGTTGGAGGTTCCATGCGATTGTCACGAACCTTCCCGCCCTGTTCGCACCCCCAGCAGAGGTCGAGGCCCACCATCGGCTTCGTGGCGGGATCCCCGAGGACACCATCCGGCAACTCAAGGAAGACTTTGGGCTGATCCACGCGCCGGTGAAGAACTTCTTCGGGAACTGGTTGTGGTGGCACGCCTCTGTGCTTGCTCACAACACCGCCCGCTGGGTCCGTCACCTCGGGCTGCCCCCGACGTTCAAACGGTGCCGTGGGAAACGGCTCCGCCTCGCGTTCTTCAATGTCGCAGCACGAGTTGTCAACCACGCCGGCGGCCTCGAGTTGCGGCTCCCACGATCCCACGCCTGGGCCGACGCGTTCATCGAAGCCCTCACACGCATCCGGGCCCTGCCCGCGTTCGCCTGA
- a CDS encoding zinc dependent phospholipase C family protein, which produces MPGWYIHMEAAKKTADQLRNGDVPIDFPIGKDGAIDLGEIAYKWRNYLAAGALGPDIFFLLPDFSGDKGNVLRTIIDWIRDVWEVLDEEFLKRWNEWAAPVISGVGNVINQISGGVAREIGTMLQELAELIKDAILGLLTKLYDWFGLLTSGVPKGWGDSGFYWSDMFHYRKTFEFARKLYENATTEQHKAFALGWMSHCATDVTGHSFVNAKCGGPFRLHWQRHHLVENHMDARVYDAQHGGTEPYGEMDTAALHFRLAFRNGQQAPYLGASDAPAYDYFTGLPGYPTDDSAAADHEREELWDLDTLDLPADLCRLIIDTMADVYGDDGPRLLTQGSASFHDGSSGRPSVDAIQDTWWTLYKYVKYTSTSGYSPRRPTAPPVFNDHSPPSPPGFGGHDDPARGGDDDDDFDLLDMLLAVLSWPLYLAELGVWFGTLPVAVINDLATYPVREVLYENVVVPMWSAMLAARQPLVMTGFLMPKHEEISEGLVRLGISTAAGPNLAAMLKSPTGVPPFPVPDEPSGRQAGSPRDADAAYPRSIIRDDPSTFQQVFGAIVGDSWADGKAPSEFLRPWRYPHRHNDGTVNGWEPSLTHAGPWQQWQDATALFGNDPGHTEARRLFDAAKTPHATEEACDFHLGKGEHLGDPVDYGLHVIGRMTSGDQHPDYNLDADRGYGYHCWDWNRMTGTTTPDGSEFDGTFKFGKPCTPPEGYQGNTDARVYDAHTHLAIHYLEGVDPGCNPHEGDLSGTEVTPDDIVAAGGLDPAGRKE; this is translated from the coding sequence ATGCCTGGCTGGTACATTCATATGGAAGCCGCGAAAAAGACGGCCGACCAACTCCGCAACGGCGATGTCCCCATCGACTTCCCGATCGGTAAGGACGGGGCCATCGATCTCGGAGAGATCGCCTACAAGTGGCGCAACTACCTGGCCGCGGGCGCGCTAGGTCCCGACATCTTCTTCTTGCTGCCCGACTTCTCCGGCGACAAGGGAAACGTGCTCCGCACGATCATCGACTGGATTCGAGATGTCTGGGAAGTGCTCGACGAGGAGTTTCTGAAGCGCTGGAACGAGTGGGCAGCCCCAGTGATCAGCGGTGTGGGCAACGTGATCAACCAGATCAGCGGTGGTGTTGCAAGAGAGATCGGAACGATGCTGCAGGAGCTCGCCGAGCTGATCAAGGATGCGATTCTCGGACTACTCACCAAGCTCTACGACTGGTTCGGCCTGCTCACCAGTGGCGTTCCGAAAGGCTGGGGGGATTCGGGCTTTTACTGGTCTGACATGTTCCATTACCGAAAGACGTTTGAGTTTGCCCGCAAGCTGTACGAGAACGCGACCACCGAACAACATAAAGCCTTCGCCCTCGGCTGGATGAGTCACTGTGCAACCGATGTCACCGGGCACTCGTTCGTGAATGCCAAATGTGGTGGCCCGTTCCGCCTGCATTGGCAGCGTCACCACCTGGTCGAGAACCACATGGACGCTCGGGTCTACGACGCGCAGCACGGCGGGACCGAGCCTTACGGGGAAATGGACACCGCTGCCCTGCACTTCCGACTTGCGTTCCGAAACGGACAGCAGGCCCCCTACCTGGGCGCTTCAGATGCGCCTGCGTACGACTATTTCACCGGCCTGCCGGGTTATCCGACGGATGACTCAGCGGCCGCAGATCACGAACGCGAGGAGCTGTGGGACCTCGACACCCTCGACCTTCCTGCCGACCTGTGTCGTCTCATCATCGACACGATGGCCGACGTCTACGGCGACGACGGCCCGAGGCTGCTCACGCAGGGCTCGGCAAGCTTCCATGACGGATCGAGTGGCCGCCCCAGCGTGGACGCCATTCAGGACACTTGGTGGACGCTGTACAAGTACGTCAAGTACACCAGCACTTCGGGATACTCACCCCGCCGACCGACGGCGCCCCCTGTCTTCAACGATCACAGTCCTCCGTCGCCTCCAGGGTTCGGCGGACATGACGATCCGGCACGTGGAGGTGACGACGACGACGACTTCGATCTGCTCGACATGCTCTTGGCGGTGTTGAGCTGGCCTTTGTATCTGGCAGAGCTTGGGGTTTGGTTTGGCACCCTGCCTGTCGCCGTGATCAATGATCTCGCCACGTATCCCGTCCGTGAAGTTCTGTACGAAAACGTCGTGGTCCCGATGTGGAGCGCGATGCTTGCCGCTCGACAACCACTCGTGATGACGGGCTTCCTCATGCCGAAGCACGAGGAGATTTCCGAAGGCCTCGTCCGCCTGGGTATCTCGACGGCTGCGGGTCCGAACCTGGCAGCGATGCTGAAGAGCCCGACCGGCGTGCCACCCTTCCCAGTCCCGGACGAGCCGTCGGGCCGCCAAGCGGGCTCCCCACGGGACGCAGATGCCGCCTACCCCCGCTCGATTATCCGTGACGATCCGTCCACATTTCAACAGGTGTTCGGGGCGATCGTCGGTGATTCCTGGGCTGACGGCAAGGCTCCCTCGGAGTTCTTGCGACCTTGGCGGTACCCACACCGGCACAACGACGGAACCGTCAACGGCTGGGAGCCATCGCTGACCCATGCCGGTCCGTGGCAGCAATGGCAGGACGCGACGGCGCTTTTCGGAAACGACCCCGGCCACACCGAAGCCCGCAGGCTTTTCGACGCTGCAAAGACTCCGCACGCCACCGAGGAAGCATGCGATTTCCACCTCGGCAAGGGCGAGCACCTCGGCGACCCGGTCGATTATGGCCTCCACGTGATCGGCCGGATGACGTCGGGCGACCAGCATCCCGACTACAACCTCGATGCCGACCGGGGGTACGGGTATCACTGTTGGGATTGGAACCGTATGACGGGCACCACCACACCGGACGGATCTGAGTTTGATGGCACGTTCAAGTTCGGTAAGCCGTGCACCCCACCCGAGGGCTACCAGGGGAACACCGACGCTCGGGTCTACGACGCGCACACCCATCTGGCGATCCACTATCTCGAAGGCGTTGACCCCGGTTGCAACCCACACGAGGGCGACTTGAGCGGCACCGAGGTGACCCCGGATGACATCGTCGCTGCCGGGGGTCTCGACCCGGCCGGACGGAAGGAATGA
- a CDS encoding NHL repeat-containing protein — protein sequence MKVYVSDRRRCEVIVLPGDLADVDERFGARGSGIGEFERPRGLASDDVNQLLVADAGNHRIVSFDPVDFVGSWQEYGTFGSGVDEFDTPTAVHVDEKGVIWIADTGNRRVVRVDSLSGSGWAALGPLPGPTSADPDAIGFLAPTSLAHDAAGRIYVTDGRAGRVVRIDEIGGWGWSAIGPFVGGVPLAAPVGVCAIGDTVLVVDVRRSALVEILDAGTGVETFVEHGAAGVLVMPSAMASESSNVVYVTDPRASVIVQFVTEGAGGWSPNTTLSSIVAEGEPRRFDEPVGIAIAHFA from the coding sequence ATGAAGGTTTACGTGAGCGATCGTCGGCGCTGCGAGGTCATCGTGCTCCCGGGCGATCTGGCTGATGTCGATGAGCGCTTTGGTGCACGTGGGAGCGGCATCGGTGAGTTTGAACGACCGCGTGGGCTGGCCTCCGATGATGTGAACCAGTTGTTGGTCGCTGACGCCGGCAACCATCGGATCGTGTCATTCGATCCGGTCGATTTTGTCGGATCGTGGCAGGAGTACGGCACGTTTGGTTCAGGGGTCGACGAGTTCGACACACCGACTGCGGTCCACGTGGACGAGAAGGGTGTGATCTGGATTGCCGACACCGGTAATCGCCGGGTTGTCCGTGTCGATTCGCTGTCCGGTTCGGGTTGGGCCGCGTTGGGTCCGTTGCCGGGCCCTACATCGGCAGATCCCGATGCCATTGGTTTCCTCGCTCCGACCAGCCTCGCCCACGATGCCGCTGGTCGCATTTACGTCACTGACGGACGTGCCGGCCGGGTCGTTCGTATCGACGAGATCGGAGGGTGGGGTTGGTCTGCCATCGGGCCGTTCGTCGGGGGGGTGCCACTCGCTGCACCCGTCGGAGTCTGCGCGATCGGAGACACGGTGCTCGTCGTCGATGTCAGACGCTCGGCGTTGGTCGAGATCCTCGATGCGGGCACGGGTGTCGAGACCTTTGTGGAACATGGAGCTGCAGGGGTCCTCGTGATGCCGTCGGCCATGGCGAGCGAGTCGAGCAACGTGGTTTATGTCACCGATCCACGCGCATCCGTGATCGTTCAGTTCGTCACCGAGGGAGCCGGCGGGTGGAGCCCCAACACGACGCTGTCCTCCATCGTTGCCGAGGGCGAGCCCAGACGGTTCGACGAACCCGTCGGCATCGCCATCGCTCACTTCGCCTGA